A section of the Amblyomma americanum isolate KBUSLIRL-KWMA chromosome 2, ASM5285725v1, whole genome shotgun sequence genome encodes:
- the LOC144121139 gene encoding uncharacterized protein LOC144121139 isoform X4 encodes MKQVYLSYYATPVLVGALCNIMPSSVPTALLHDLSRMLFSKLMTIHSDWMNLLFTSQPVIRGCADKEEEPPSSPGHRLPIGDKKSSQGCCITPLYSSPVANRINGQR; translated from the exons ATGAAGCAAGTGTACCTGTCCTACTACGCCACTCCGGTGCTTGTGGGCGCCTTGTGCAACATCATGCCTTCATCAGTGCCCACGGCTCTCCTGCACGATCTATCGCGGATGCTCTTCTCGAAGCTG ATGACCATTCATTCTGACTGGATGAACCTCTTGTTCACGAGTCAGCCA GTTATCAGGGGGtgtgccgacaaagaggaggaaccACCATCTAGCCCAGGCCATCGCCTGCCAATAGGCGACAAGAAAAGCAGTCAAG gttgctgtattactccactgtattcaagtccagttgctaatagaatcaatggACAAAGATGA
- the LOC144121139 gene encoding uncharacterized protein LOC144121139 isoform X5 gives MKQVYLSYYATPVLVGALCNIMPSSVPTALLHDLSRMLFSKLMTIHSDWMNLLFTSQPVIRGCADKEEEPPSSPGHRLPIGDKKSSQGGDISAVCDFERMN, from the exons ATGAAGCAAGTGTACCTGTCCTACTACGCCACTCCGGTGCTTGTGGGCGCCTTGTGCAACATCATGCCTTCATCAGTGCCCACGGCTCTCCTGCACGATCTATCGCGGATGCTCTTCTCGAAGCTG ATGACCATTCATTCTGACTGGATGAACCTCTTGTTCACGAGTCAGCCA GTTATCAGGGGGtgtgccgacaaagaggaggaaccACCATCTAGCCCAGGCCATCGCCTGCCAATAGGCGACAAGAAAAGCAGTCAAG GTGGAGACATTTCTGCTGTTtgcgattttgagcgtatgaacTGA
- the LOC144121139 gene encoding uncharacterized protein LOC144121139 isoform X1, which produces MKQVYLSYYATPVLVGALCNIMPSSVPTALLHDLSRMLFSKLQRNVFANHSKPRLSPLLRSVTCGVGQERSIALASARTTRDERRLLTTVTARMGRRNNEESEVCKTSLFLLWLYLNDYPVQRTTTSPRRSLN; this is translated from the exons ATGAAGCAAGTGTACCTGTCCTACTACGCCACTCCGGTGCTTGTGGGCGCCTTGTGCAACATCATGCCTTCATCAGTGCCCACGGCTCTCCTGCACGATCTATCGCGGATGCTCTTCTCGAAGCTG CAGCGGAACGTTTTTGCCAACCACTCCAAGCCGCGCCTTTCGCCCCTCCTTCGAAGCGTCACCTGTGGCGTAGGCCAGGAGAGGTCTATTGCACTGGCTTCAGCGCGCACAACGCGTGACGAAAGGCGACTATTGACGACCGTCACTGCTCGTATGGGCCGTCGGAACAACGAAGAGAGCGAGGTATGCAAGACTTCCCTCTTTCTTTTGTGGCTTTACCTCAACGACTACCCTGTCCAACGAACCACGACCTCACCGCGCCGCAGCCTTAACTGA
- the LOC144121139 gene encoding uncharacterized protein LOC144121139 isoform X6: MKQVYLSYYATPVLVGALCNIMPSSVPTALLHDLSRMLFSKLVIRGCADKEEEPPSSPGHRLPIGDKKSSQGIGPNAAVPLLLHQLQHVLKGSM; this comes from the exons ATGAAGCAAGTGTACCTGTCCTACTACGCCACTCCGGTGCTTGTGGGCGCCTTGTGCAACATCATGCCTTCATCAGTGCCCACGGCTCTCCTGCACGATCTATCGCGGATGCTCTTCTCGAAGCTG GTTATCAGGGGGtgtgccgacaaagaggaggaaccACCATCTAGCCCAGGCCATCGCCTGCCAATAGGCGACAAGAAAAGCAGTCAAGGTATTGGCCCAAATGCAGCAGTGCCACTGCTTCTACATCAGCTGCAACATGTTCTGAAGGGGAGCATGTGA
- the LOC144121139 gene encoding uncharacterized protein LOC144121139 isoform X3: MKQVYLSYYATPVLVGALCNIMPSSVPTALLHDLSRMLFSKLMTIHSDWMNLLFTSQPVIRGCADKEEEPPSSPGHRLPIGDKKSSQGIGPNAAVPLLLHQLQHVLKGSM; the protein is encoded by the exons ATGAAGCAAGTGTACCTGTCCTACTACGCCACTCCGGTGCTTGTGGGCGCCTTGTGCAACATCATGCCTTCATCAGTGCCCACGGCTCTCCTGCACGATCTATCGCGGATGCTCTTCTCGAAGCTG ATGACCATTCATTCTGACTGGATGAACCTCTTGTTCACGAGTCAGCCA GTTATCAGGGGGtgtgccgacaaagaggaggaaccACCATCTAGCCCAGGCCATCGCCTGCCAATAGGCGACAAGAAAAGCAGTCAAGGTATTGGCCCAAATGCAGCAGTGCCACTGCTTCTACATCAGCTGCAACATGTTCTGAAGGGGAGCATGTGA